In Agrobacterium sp. RAC06, a single window of DNA contains:
- a CDS encoding LysR family transcriptional regulator: MSELNYHHLRYFRAVAHDGNLTRTAERLNLSQSALSTQIKQLEERLGHSLFERRGRQLYLTEAGRIALDHADTIFSAGEELVETLKETGRTRRAIRIGALATLSRNFQMEFLRPILGRSDVDMILRSGSTSELLGALETLNLDIVLLNQAPMADSVTPFIAQHVYQQRVSLIGKPSYGKPGAKLADLLAEHPVILPTLESGVRSQFEALVARLGITPQIAAEVDDMAMMRLLAREGAGLAVLPPIVVKGELEAGTLVEFDALPGMIESFFAVTVKRRFPNPLIRPLLEASEDGKTAGA, encoded by the coding sequence ATGTCCGAACTGAACTATCATCACCTCCGCTATTTCCGCGCCGTCGCCCATGACGGCAACCTGACCCGCACGGCCGAGCGGCTGAACCTGTCGCAATCCGCGCTCTCGACCCAGATCAAGCAGCTGGAGGAGCGGTTGGGCCATTCCCTCTTCGAGCGTCGTGGTCGACAGCTCTATCTCACGGAAGCGGGACGCATCGCGCTCGATCATGCCGACACGATCTTTTCAGCCGGCGAAGAACTTGTGGAAACCTTGAAGGAGACAGGAAGGACACGCCGCGCCATCCGCATCGGCGCGCTCGCCACCCTGTCGCGCAACTTCCAGATGGAGTTCCTGCGCCCGATCCTCGGACGCTCCGACGTCGACATGATCTTGCGCTCGGGCAGCACCAGCGAGCTTCTCGGCGCGCTCGAAACGTTGAACCTCGACATCGTCCTGCTCAACCAGGCGCCGATGGCCGATTCCGTAACTCCCTTCATCGCCCAACATGTCTATCAGCAGCGGGTCAGCCTGATCGGCAAACCGTCCTATGGCAAACCGGGCGCGAAGCTCGCCGACCTGCTGGCCGAGCACCCCGTCATCCTGCCGACGCTCGAAAGCGGCGTGCGCTCGCAATTCGAAGCCCTCGTCGCACGCCTCGGCATCACGCCGCAGATTGCGGCTGAGGTGGATGACATGGCGATGATGCGTCTTCTGGCGCGAGAAGGGGCGGGCCTTGCCGTTCTCCCGCCGATTGTCGTGAAGGGCGAGCTCGAAGCCGGAACGCTGGTGGAGTTCGACGCCCTGCCCGGCATGATCGAATCCTTCTTTGCCGTCACCGTGAAGC
- a CDS encoding proton-conducting transporter transmembrane domain-containing protein — protein sequence MLPLLAPLLLAGASLYAFQAPGLRPRQAIRIAELAALGSILVAVLSAVVLVLQGPGTSPAIGFSYFALASRLDLVSLVMLLLVSFIGWVVLRYAGTFLDGEGRQGPFTGWMTATLGAVLLLVQSGTLLQLVVGWVATSLLLHQLLLFYPERIVAQRAARKKFIVSRIGDAALIGAVILLAISFGTGDIATILAAAREGEGLPLTIASAALFALAALLKSAQFPTHGWLTEVMETPTPVSALLHAGVVNAGGFLLIRFADVMLQAPVVLAVLVMVGGFTALFGSLVMLTQSAVKTSLAWSTVAQMGFMILQCGLALFPIALLHIVAHSLYKAHAFLASGSAIETVASIKRPGPVAIPNAKAVGRAFLLALTIYAVIGLLFGFADKPPQALALGAILIFGVAYLIAQGLADAAPRALTWRTSLYSISAATAYFALQRISDSLMLGTLPATPQPGPLEWTLMLLAVVTFGVVAVAQSLFPLWAYHPAAAGLRVHLANGLYVNALFDRLLGGWTLPRTTSATPASVKE from the coding sequence ATGTTGCCGCTTCTTGCACCGCTGCTACTTGCCGGTGCCTCGCTCTATGCCTTTCAGGCGCCCGGCCTTCGCCCGCGTCAGGCGATCCGCATTGCCGAACTCGCGGCTCTCGGTTCGATCCTCGTCGCCGTGCTTTCCGCTGTCGTGCTGGTGCTGCAGGGGCCGGGCACGAGCCCGGCGATTGGATTTAGCTACTTTGCGCTTGCGTCACGGCTTGACCTTGTCAGCTTGGTGATGCTGCTGCTTGTATCCTTCATCGGCTGGGTGGTGCTGCGTTATGCCGGCACCTTCCTCGACGGGGAAGGGCGGCAGGGCCCGTTCACCGGCTGGATGACGGCAACACTTGGCGCCGTCCTTCTGCTCGTCCAGTCGGGCACGCTGCTGCAGCTCGTCGTCGGCTGGGTCGCCACCAGCCTGCTCCTGCATCAGCTGTTGCTCTTCTATCCTGAGCGGATCGTCGCCCAGCGCGCGGCGCGTAAGAAGTTCATCGTCTCGCGCATCGGTGATGCCGCCCTGATCGGTGCCGTCATTCTTCTCGCCATTTCCTTCGGAACCGGTGACATCGCGACCATTCTCGCCGCGGCCCGCGAGGGCGAGGGGTTGCCGCTGACAATCGCATCCGCCGCCCTGTTCGCCCTTGCTGCGCTTCTGAAGTCTGCGCAGTTCCCGACCCATGGCTGGCTAACCGAAGTGATGGAAACGCCGACCCCGGTTTCGGCTCTGCTGCATGCCGGCGTCGTCAATGCCGGCGGCTTCCTCTTGATCCGCTTTGCCGATGTCATGCTGCAGGCGCCGGTGGTGCTTGCGGTGCTGGTCATGGTCGGCGGCTTCACGGCGCTGTTCGGAAGTCTCGTGATGCTCACCCAGTCGGCGGTTAAGACCTCGCTCGCCTGGTCCACTGTCGCGCAGATGGGCTTCATGATCCTGCAATGTGGCCTGGCACTGTTCCCGATTGCGCTTCTGCACATCGTCGCCCATTCGCTCTACAAGGCACATGCCTTCCTCGCCTCCGGCTCGGCCATCGAAACGGTTGCCTCGATCAAGCGCCCCGGTCCGGTCGCGATCCCCAATGCCAAGGCCGTTGGCCGCGCCTTCCTGCTGGCATTGACGATCTATGCGGTGATCGGTCTGCTTTTCGGCTTTGCCGACAAGCCGCCGCAGGCGCTCGCGCTTGGGGCGATCCTGATCTTCGGCGTCGCTTACTTGATCGCTCAAGGGTTGGCGGATGCGGCTCCCCGGGCTCTGACCTGGCGAACCTCGCTCTACTCGATCTCGGCGGCGACGGCCTACTTCGCCCTGCAGCGCATTTCCGATAGTCTGATGCTTGGCACCTTGCCGGCGACCCCACAGCCCGGGCCGCTTGAGTGGACGCTGATGCTGCTCGCCGTCGTCACCTTCGGCGTGGTGGCGGTCGCCCAGTCGCTCTTCCCGCTCTGGGCCTATCATCCGGCG